One genomic region from Gopherus flavomarginatus isolate rGopFla2 chromosome 20, rGopFla2.mat.asm, whole genome shotgun sequence encodes:
- the LOC127038269 gene encoding pro-interleukin-16-like, producing MEPVAAQTPHLGPGQPRPRSWATAARPWRAGSCDSPQGLGPSPRFQVRPLQEASAQRPLDLPSLSLQERIRFFQKNLAASEEPAPRRLQPPSPRAWGRWAQELRPSGRDWPPRRSEERVPSSRDPALRPSSSGPPAQMEPAGEMQPPPVRGRGLSVGPGCSVREQVRSFELRFGASQASCAAAAPRGRGRLTGRQSQAAWGRELEPWPPGKGQQLSALPARLCLPQPEPPAPEQPQGSRRAGARVPGLPQTEPPAPEQPQGGRRAGARAPRLPWTPTDASRPKAAWGEGPAGEGLPGARPAGGPSQSHLPRCSPLTSSPLPTEGRAPKLPPALPPAPWGLGESDGDDSDSTESSLTAPSEQSQLDGRSFALSVAELREFGLDEGHSASLNSSLSGLSMVSLIPAQDLEQLLEEVKGLGDESQQHLQEIQVVVLHKDQGAGLGFSLAGGSDQHKKVTIHRIFAGGLAAQEGTIQPGDEVVSINGHSLAGCSHGEALQTLHRARTARQAIVVLRKGGVDGLPNGSLPAPCPQPPPSAPDTMVRPVQVVKDANGLRFSLDGGRGSLQGDRPLTVKKIFQGGPKDLLQPGDEVLQIGERSLQGLMRLEAWQLIRALPMGPVQLLVREKGKL from the exons ATGGAGCCAGTCGCTGCCCAGACCCCCCATCTGGGCCCTGGCCAGCCACGGCCTAGGAGCTGGGCCACCGCAGCCAGGCCTTGGCGAGCTGGGAGCTGTGACAGCCCACAGGGGCTGGGGCCCTCCCCGCGTTTCCAAGTGAGGCCCCTGCAGGAGGCGTCGGCCCAGAGGCCCCTTGACCTTCCGAGCCTCAGCCTACAGGAGCGGATCAGGTTCTTCCAGAAGAACTTGGCCGCAAGCGAGGAACCTGCCCCCCGGCgtctccagccccccagccccagggcctgggGGAGGTGGGCCCAGGAGCTGAggcccagtggcagggactgGCCGCCCCGCAGGAGTGAGGAGAGAGTCCCGTCCAGCAGGGACCCAGCCCTGCGCCCCAGCAGCTCCGGGCCCCCTGCCCAGATGGAGCCAGCTGGGGAAATGCAGCCTCCCCCCGTCAGGGGCAGGGgcctcagtgtggggccaggctgctccgtcAGGGAGCAGGTTCGCTCCTTCGAGCTGCGCTTCGGGGCGAGCCAGGCTTCCTGTGCGGCTGCTGCCCCCCGGGGCAGAGGCAGGCTGACGGGCAGGCAAAGCCaggcagcctggggcagggagctggagccATGGCCTCCTGGGAAAGGGCAACAACTCTCAGCCCTGCCAGCCAGGCTGTGCCTGCCCCAGCCGGAGCCACCAGCCCCTGAGCAGCCCcaggggagcaggagagcaggaGCCAGGGTCCCGGGGCTGCCCCAGACAGAGCCACCGGCCCCTGAGCAGCCCCAGGGGGGCAGGAGAGCAGGAGCCAGGGCCCCGAGGCTGCCTTGGACCCCCACAGATGCCAGCAGACCCAAGGCGGCCTGGGGGGAAGGTCCAGCTGGTGAGGGGCTGCCAGGGGCCAGGCCTGCTGGGGGGCCATCCCAGAGTCACCTGCCCAGGTGCAGCCCCTTGACATCCTCCCCGCTCCCCACAGAGGGCAGGGCCCCAAagctgcccccggccctgccccctgccccctggggcCTGGGGGAGTCCGACGGGGACGACTCTGACTCCACAGAGTCCTCACTCACCGCCCCCAGTGAGCAGAGCCAGCTGGACGGCAGGAGCTTCGCCCTCAG CGTGGCCGAGCTGAGGGAGTTTGGCCTGGACGAGGGACACTCGGCATCACTGAACTCCAGCCTGTCCGGCCTGTCCATGGTGTCCCTCATCCCAGCCCaagacctggagcagctgctggaggaggTGAAGGGCCTGGGAGATGAGAGCCAGCAG CACCTCCAGGAGATCCAGGTGGTCGTGCTGCACAAGGACcagggggccgggctgggcttcAGCCTAGCAGGGGGCAGCGACCAGCACAAGAAGGTGACG ATCCACCGCATCTTTGCCGGAGGCCTGGCCGCCCAGGAGGGCACCATCCAGCCAGGGGATGAGGTTGTCTCCATCAATGGGCACTCGCTGGCGGGCTGCAGCCATGGGGAGGCGCTGCAAACGCTGCACCGGGCCCGGACCGCCCGGCAGGCCATTGTGGTGCTGCGGAAGGGGGGAGTGGATGGGCTCCCCAACGGCTCCCTCCCAGCACCgtgcccacagccccctccatcAGCACCAG ACACCATGGTGAGGCCCGTGCAGGTGGTGAAAGACGCCAACGGGCTCAGATTCAGCCTGGACGGGGGACGGGGGTCGCTGCAGGGGGACAGGCCACTGACAGTCAAGAAGATCTTCCAGG GGGGCCCCAAGGACCTTCTGCAGCCTGGGGACGAGGTGCTCCAGATCGGGGAGAGGAGCCTGCAGGGGCTGATGCGGCTCGAGGCCTGGCAGCTCATCAgggccctgcccatgggacccGTCCAGCTCCTTGTGAGAGAGAAGGGAAAGCTCTGA